One genomic window of Terriglobales bacterium includes the following:
- a CDS encoding alkaline phosphatase family protein → MKSLGTLLLLSCCLAVLSGCDAATGGNGSPLSNVQLTVKVSGPGKGTIISNPSGITCTSGTCSARFPAGTAVTLSAEPSGNSRFVKWDAACSGSEQTCQLTLTTDQSVAAEFTKEKKGGGDISAINHIIFMLQENRSMDHYFGHLPDYWQAHNYPQLTNGTHFDAEPLHASNPTADGSSSITAFHLNAMCLENPSPSWNESHSDWNLRDVYSTNPEMNGFVHTAAGQTNQAGPLKGQPYFDKAGARVMGYYNGEDLNYYYFMASNFGTSDRWFAPVMSRTQPNRMFLMAGTSAGHVYPIPPVGGKPLPNKTIFEALDQHNISWKVYVTDYVGGNPNSPENYLTMFSYYYRNPAVRSKVVPVAEYKLDVANGTLPQVAMIEGGYSSGSDEHPCGDDTAPSGNVQGGATYVSSLINALMQSPSWKDSVFILSWDEGGGFYDHVPPFKTVSPDNVKPLDLRPTDICMRPDGSLNPSPVCDFKYTGFRVPLIVVSPFSKKNYVSNTPADYTAILKLIETRFGLDPLTKRDAAQPDMTEFFDFEKMPWETPPAPPAQVRFPGRCYLNHLP, encoded by the coding sequence ATGAAATCGCTCGGCACTCTCCTATTACTAAGTTGTTGTCTAGCCGTTCTCAGCGGGTGCGATGCGGCGACCGGTGGGAATGGCTCGCCGTTAAGTAACGTCCAACTGACGGTGAAGGTTTCAGGCCCAGGCAAAGGCACCATTATTAGCAACCCGAGCGGAATCACCTGCACAAGCGGTACTTGCAGCGCGAGGTTTCCGGCGGGGACGGCCGTCACTTTAAGCGCCGAGCCATCGGGAAATTCTCGTTTTGTGAAATGGGACGCAGCCTGTAGCGGCAGCGAGCAAACCTGCCAGCTGACGCTTACTACTGATCAATCGGTAGCCGCGGAGTTCACAAAAGAAAAGAAGGGCGGCGGCGACATCAGTGCGATCAACCACATCATTTTCATGCTCCAGGAAAACCGGTCAATGGACCACTATTTTGGTCACCTTCCGGATTATTGGCAGGCGCACAACTACCCTCAGCTTACGAACGGAACCCACTTCGACGCAGAGCCGCTTCATGCCTCGAACCCCACTGCAGACGGTTCTTCGAGCATCACCGCGTTCCACTTGAATGCGATGTGCCTGGAAAATCCCAGCCCGTCATGGAATGAGAGTCACTCTGACTGGAACTTGCGCGATGTTTACTCAACCAATCCAGAGATGAACGGCTTCGTGCACACGGCAGCCGGACAGACCAATCAAGCTGGTCCATTAAAAGGTCAGCCGTACTTCGACAAGGCTGGGGCGCGAGTGATGGGCTATTACAACGGAGAAGACCTGAATTACTACTATTTCATGGCGTCGAATTTCGGGACTTCGGATCGCTGGTTTGCACCGGTGATGTCACGCACTCAGCCGAATCGCATGTTTCTAATGGCCGGCACGTCCGCTGGGCACGTCTATCCAATTCCTCCGGTCGGAGGAAAACCGCTGCCCAATAAAACTATTTTCGAGGCGCTTGACCAGCACAACATTAGCTGGAAGGTCTACGTTACCGATTACGTCGGGGGCAATCCCAACTCCCCTGAGAACTATCTGACAATGTTCAGCTATTACTATAGGAACCCGGCAGTGAGGTCCAAGGTAGTTCCGGTTGCAGAATACAAGCTGGACGTGGCCAACGGGACGCTGCCTCAGGTAGCAATGATCGAAGGCGGTTACAGCAGTGGATCGGACGAACACCCTTGTGGCGACGACACCGCCCCCTCGGGCAACGTACAGGGCGGAGCTACCTACGTTTCATCCCTTATTAATGCCTTAATGCAGAGTCCGTCGTGGAAAGACTCGGTTTTCATCCTGAGCTGGGACGAAGGCGGAGGATTCTACGATCACGTCCCACCCTTCAAAACGGTAAGCCCCGATAATGTGAAGCCGCTGGATTTGCGACCTACTGACATCTGTATGAGGCCGGATGGGAGCCTAAATCCAAGTCCCGTTTGTGACTTCAAGTACACCGGCTTTAGGGTGCCCCTAATCGTAGTTTCGCCGTTCAGCAAGAAGAACTACGTTTCCAACACCCCTGCTGATTACACAGCCATTTTGAAGCTGATCGAGACCCGCTTCGGCCTTGATCCTCTTACGAAGCGGGACGCGGCGCAGCCTGACATGACCGAATTTTTCGACTTTGAAAAGATGCCGTGGGAGACTCCTCCGGCGCCGCCAGCTCAAGTGAGGTTCCCCGGCAGATGTTATCTAAATCACCTGCCGTAA
- a CDS encoding alkaline phosphatase family protein codes for MRAVLAISLVFTGLTFLSGCNAVKDSGGQPPPPPQETLTVNLAGTGTGTVTSTPAGMNCTTGSCSATFQQGTAITLAAAPAQNSTFGGWSGACSGIGACRLTLSANQSVTATFTKSSPGGDITSINHIIIMSQENRSFDHYFGHLMDYWVKNNYPQATNGTTLDGEPSTNPVPGSCTGAADFCNVGNPPASGLASAILPIYHARSMCIENPSPSWDESHTDFNWHANWSGSIPPAYLGDGFAHTAGQEGPVTPSSPPPIDLAGSRVMGYYTGDDLNYYYFMASNFGTSDRWFSPIMSRTQPNRMYMLAGTSAGHTYPLHGPSKGNPGDKPLAVKTIFEALDANSISYKIYVHPTSQKPGQPPPCTTAPCLFGQSYINMFQYGGTILHTHPERIVTTDQFILDAQNGTLPQVAYIDPPSESSLDEHPSDSTQFPVQIQAGAKFVASLINSVMSGPSWKDSAFIFTFDEAGGLFDHVSPQVKGTNDPGNIAVSPDNIAPIDLRPGDKCLIPDGTPTGHPNTSLAACNFEATGYRLPLIVISPFAKKNYVSHTPMDYTAMLKLIETRFGLPPLTARDAAQPDMTEFFDFVNVPWATPPTPPTQVMNGPCFFPNITIGPPAPITVVAGQSQQFTVTANDPPMLNSVSWYVDNILNGNATVGTITDSGFYTAPQLVTVPETHKITVLSNSSTPVASSEDITVSP; via the coding sequence ATGAGAGCTGTCCTAGCGATTAGTCTTGTATTTACAGGTCTAACTTTTCTGAGTGGATGTAATGCAGTAAAAGATTCTGGCGGACAGCCTCCTCCTCCTCCGCAGGAAACATTAACGGTTAATCTGGCAGGCACGGGCACGGGCACCGTGACCAGCACACCCGCTGGCATGAATTGCACTACAGGTTCTTGCAGCGCAACTTTTCAGCAAGGAACTGCGATCACGCTCGCTGCTGCACCGGCTCAAAATTCAACCTTTGGTGGGTGGAGCGGCGCCTGCAGTGGTATTGGCGCATGCCGATTGACGCTGAGCGCCAATCAGTCGGTAACTGCGACTTTCACCAAGAGCAGCCCCGGCGGTGACATCACCTCGATTAATCACATCATCATCATGTCGCAGGAAAACCGGTCGTTTGACCACTATTTCGGACATCTGATGGACTATTGGGTGAAGAACAATTACCCACAGGCGACAAATGGAACCACCCTTGATGGAGAGCCGTCTACCAATCCGGTGCCGGGTTCCTGCACCGGCGCAGCTGATTTTTGCAACGTCGGAAACCCGCCTGCATCAGGTTTAGCCAGCGCCATCCTGCCGATCTATCACGCAAGAAGCATGTGCATTGAAAATCCCAGTCCGTCATGGGATGAGAGTCACACGGACTTTAACTGGCACGCGAACTGGTCGGGATCTATTCCTCCTGCTTACCTTGGAGACGGCTTTGCTCACACAGCTGGACAGGAAGGCCCGGTTACGCCGTCAAGTCCGCCTCCGATTGATCTGGCTGGATCACGGGTGATGGGCTATTACACCGGCGATGATCTTAACTACTACTATTTCATGGCTTCGAATTTCGGAACTTCGGACCGCTGGTTCTCGCCCATCATGTCGCGCACTCAGCCCAACCGCATGTATATGCTAGCGGGCACTTCGGCGGGGCATACGTATCCGTTGCATGGACCCTCTAAAGGTAATCCTGGTGACAAACCTCTGGCGGTGAAGACGATTTTCGAAGCACTGGATGCCAATAGTATCTCCTATAAAATATATGTACACCCGACCTCACAAAAGCCAGGTCAACCTCCGCCGTGTACCACTGCTCCCTGTTTGTTCGGACAGAGCTACATCAATATGTTCCAATACGGAGGAACTATTCTCCACACGCATCCCGAGAGAATAGTAACCACAGATCAATTCATCTTAGACGCCCAAAATGGCACCCTGCCGCAGGTGGCCTACATTGATCCCCCATCTGAATCGTCACTCGACGAACATCCTTCGGACAGCACCCAATTTCCCGTCCAGATCCAAGCTGGCGCCAAGTTCGTTGCATCTTTGATCAATAGCGTGATGTCCGGGCCATCTTGGAAAGACTCGGCGTTCATCTTTACGTTCGACGAAGCCGGCGGGTTATTCGACCACGTTTCACCACAAGTAAAGGGAACCAATGACCCAGGGAATATCGCGGTCAGCCCGGACAACATAGCCCCGATTGACTTGAGACCCGGAGATAAGTGCCTGATCCCAGACGGCACTCCTACCGGTCACCCGAACACAAGTCTCGCGGCTTGCAATTTCGAGGCTACTGGTTACCGCTTACCTCTAATTGTGATTTCACCCTTCGCCAAGAAGAACTACGTTTCCCACACACCTATGGATTACACGGCCATGCTCAAGCTTATTGAGACGCGCTTTGGACTCCCACCACTGACCGCCCGCGATGCCGCTCAGCCGGACATGACCGAGTTCTTTGATTTCGTGAACGTACCCTGGGCTACACCGCCAACTCCTCCTACGCAGGTGATGAACGGCCCTTGTTTTTTCCCGAACATCACAATTGGGCCACCCGCGCCCATCACCGTAGTTGCCGGCCAGTCTCAACAATTCACCGTGACAGCAAACGATCCCCCAATGCTTAACAGCGTGTCATGGTATGTGGATAACATCCTGAACGGAAATGCCACGGTGGGGACGATCACGGACAGCGGCTTCTATACTGCGCCTCAACTGGTAACAGTACCCGAGACACATAAGATCACAGTGCTCAGTAATTCGAGCACTCCAGTAGCTAGCAGCGAAGACATAACGGTTTCTCCCTAG